In a genomic window of Sulfurimonas denitrificans DSM 1251:
- a CDS encoding c-type cytochrome, producing the protein MNITLLMSRVFGALALVLLLYGFVIPSVGFNGTLERIKDNKIEDIPSYVYPLWNFYQKGRYIGVNTQKDARGNLEKMVEISEEIGVPSLPVWNFSLEAPNYPKEAFPYGLPVYIHFDGLSGEVHEMNTINHYVGMARMERGGIYESSLAPYALIALAIVLMLFIIYEKKWLNWLMAIPVLLPFLFLGIYGYWLYWFGHNLHSGAITIEPFTPVIFGDGKVAQFTTHAYPATGFWVLLAISIFSLIAWYFRSKSKKTDSLTKATYLQHSIFIVTLLLGIGASAYVLKTDIEVDTLAKVTALIESSKESKAPLIKEVLEITQEQKQQEKDALIKEREDQRKEQEQKIKALEKRAGSAGKFKVSPMYKSSCAPCHGNSGEGSVGPKLVGFSKDELLKKLLDFKANEDDMHIAVFDSLSNENLQELSEEIAIFENQ; encoded by the coding sequence ATGAATATCACTTTATTGATGTCAAGAGTCTTTGGCGCTCTCGCCTTAGTACTTTTATTATATGGATTTGTTATACCCTCGGTAGGCTTCAATGGAACTCTTGAGCGCATCAAAGATAACAAAATTGAAGATATCCCCTCATACGTCTATCCACTTTGGAATTTTTATCAAAAGGGCAGATACATTGGTGTAAATACCCAAAAAGATGCAAGAGGCAACTTAGAAAAAATGGTTGAAATATCTGAAGAGATAGGTGTGCCATCACTTCCCGTATGGAACTTTTCACTTGAAGCACCAAACTATCCAAAAGAGGCTTTTCCTTATGGGCTTCCAGTATATATCCACTTTGATGGCCTCAGCGGAGAGGTTCATGAGATGAACACCATTAACCACTATGTAGGAATGGCTCGCATGGAGAGAGGCGGAATATATGAAAGCTCTCTTGCTCCTTATGCACTAATTGCATTGGCAATTGTACTTATGCTCTTTATCATTTATGAGAAAAAGTGGCTTAATTGGCTTATGGCGATTCCCGTACTTCTTCCTTTTTTATTTTTGGGAATTTATGGCTATTGGTTATATTGGTTTGGGCATAACCTTCATTCAGGAGCTATTACAATAGAGCCATTTACGCCTGTAATTTTTGGTGATGGAAAAGTAGCGCAATTTACTACTCATGCCTACCCTGCTACAGGTTTTTGGGTTTTATTAGCTATTAGCATCTTCTCTTTGATAGCATGGTATTTTAGATCAAAATCTAAAAAAACAGACTCTTTAACAAAAGCAACCTATCTGCAACACTCTATTTTTATTGTTACTCTATTGTTAGGTATTGGAGCTAGCGCGTATGTTTTAAAAACTGATATAGAAGTAGATACACTTGCTAAAGTCACTGCCCTTATTGAGAGTTCAAAAGAGTCTAAGGCACCACTGATTAAAGAGGTATTAGAGATTACTCAAGAGCAAAAACAACAAGAAAAGGATGCTCTTATAAAAGAGAGAGAAGATCAAAGAAAAGAGCAGGAACAAAAGATAAAAGCTCTAGAAAAAAGAGCTGGATCTGCTGGAAAATTTAAAGTAAGTCCAATGTACAAAAGTAGTTGTGCTCCATGTCATGGCAATAGTGGAGAAGGAAGTGTTGGACCAAAACTTGTTGGATTCAGCAAAGATGAGTTACTTAAAAAATTACTCGATTTCAAAGCAAATGAAGATGATATGCACATAGCTGTTTTTGATTCCTTGTCAAATGAGAATTTACAAGAGCTCTCTGAAGAGATTGCAATATTTGAGAATCAATAG
- a CDS encoding FeoA family protein yields MKKKLSECKKACVVRVTKLNADAELKQRLISFGVMKDVIVEVLEYAPAKSTIEIKVGNTRLALRAKEADLIEVEKI; encoded by the coding sequence ATGAAAAAAAAATTAAGTGAATGTAAAAAAGCTTGTGTAGTAAGAGTTACAAAACTAAATGCAGATGCAGAGTTAAAACAGAGACTCATCTCTTTTGGTGTTATGAAAGATGTGATTGTAGAAGTCTTAGAGTATGCTCCTGCAAAAAGTACAATAGAGATAAAAGTAGGTAATACAAGGCTGGCTCTAAGAGCAAAAGAAGCTGATTTAATAGAGGTAGAAAAGATATGA
- a CDS encoding DEAD/DEAH box helicase: protein MQENAQTQTEEKLITFDDLGLKKEILRSVKDAGFTVPSPIQAAAIPFILAGRDIVGQAHTGTGKTAAFGLPALNNINPNDGVGILVITPTRELATQVSDELFKYGRNIGARTVTVYGGSSYNRQIDLIQRGASVVVATPGRLLDILKKNLLKDFAPSIVVLDEADEMLDMGFLDDINEIFSYLPSNRQTLLFSATMPKPIKLLAERILDNPEFISITKGETTNTDINQEYYVIEESERDDAIIRLMDAEACQKSIVFCRTKSEVDRLSNVLSSAGYLANGLHGDMEQRQRETVIKGFKNNGVKVLVATDVAARGIHVDNISHVFNYHIPFDPESYVHRIGRTGRAGTKGKAITLLTPLEFKELQRIKTKVGTTMTHAFVPSKNDLRAINLKSIATSIEEHNIYDEAHQILDMLKEDIDEPTIMFKLVSMILDRQAIQGPNSIGIPAEKLAAILERADKRRDSKGGRGNFRGNRSARPSGDRNRSGSGDRNRSSSSSDRPRSSEGGDRNARPSGGGYRGTSSTGERSRPSGDRNRTSRSRD, encoded by the coding sequence ATGCAAGAAAATGCACAAACACAGACAGAAGAAAAGTTGATCACATTTGATGATTTAGGTTTAAAAAAAGAGATACTTCGCAGTGTCAAAGATGCTGGATTTACAGTTCCAAGTCCTATTCAAGCAGCGGCAATTCCGTTTATATTAGCGGGGCGTGACATAGTTGGTCAAGCTCATACAGGAACAGGTAAAACAGCGGCATTTGGTCTTCCAGCACTTAACAATATCAACCCTAATGATGGTGTTGGCATACTAGTTATCACTCCAACGCGTGAACTAGCGACTCAGGTAAGTGATGAACTTTTCAAATATGGCAGAAACATAGGCGCTAGAACTGTAACAGTTTATGGCGGAAGCTCTTATAACAGACAAATTGACTTAATCCAAAGAGGTGCAAGTGTTGTTGTCGCAACTCCAGGAAGACTCTTGGACATACTCAAAAAGAACCTTTTAAAAGATTTTGCTCCTAGCATAGTTGTTCTTGATGAAGCTGATGAGATGCTAGATATGGGCTTTTTAGATGATATTAATGAGATTTTCTCATACTTACCATCAAATCGTCAAACACTTCTATTCTCAGCTACTATGCCAAAGCCAATCAAGCTTCTTGCTGAGAGAATCTTAGATAATCCTGAATTTATAAGTATCACAAAAGGTGAAACTACAAATACAGATATAAACCAAGAGTACTATGTAATTGAAGAGAGTGAGAGAGATGACGCTATTATCCGTTTGATGGACGCTGAAGCTTGTCAAAAGTCTATTGTATTTTGTAGAACAAAAAGCGAAGTAGATAGACTATCAAATGTTTTATCAAGCGCTGGATATTTAGCAAATGGTTTACATGGAGATATGGAACAACGCCAACGTGAAACAGTGATTAAAGGTTTTAAAAACAATGGTGTTAAAGTTTTAGTTGCAACAGACGTGGCAGCTCGTGGAATACATGTAGATAATATTTCACATGTATTTAACTACCATATTCCTTTTGATCCTGAATCTTATGTTCATAGAATTGGGCGAACAGGACGTGCTGGAACTAAAGGTAAAGCAATTACGCTTTTAACTCCTCTTGAGTTTAAAGAACTTCAACGTATTAAAACTAAAGTTGGAACTACTATGACTCACGCCTTTGTTCCAAGTAAAAATGATTTGCGCGCAATTAACCTAAAATCAATAGCTACTTCAATTGAAGAGCATAACATTTATGATGAGGCACATCAGATTTTAGATATGTTAAAAGAGGATATTGATGAGCCGACTATCATGTTTAAACTTGTATCTATGATTTTAGATAGACAGGCAATTCAAGGACCAAATAGCATAGGAATTCCTGCTGAGAAACTAGCAGCTATCTTAGAACGTGCTGATAAGAGAAGAGATTCTAAAGGTGGACGTGGAAACTTCCGTGGAAACAGAAGCGCTCGCCCAAGTGGCGATAGAAATCGCTCTGGAAGTGGAGATAGAAACCGCTCTTCAAGCAGTAGTGATAGACCTCGCTCAAGTGAGGGTGGCGACAGAAATGCTCGCCCAAGTGGCGGTGGTTACCGTGGAACTTCAAGCACAGGTGAGAGAAGCCGCCCAAGCGGTGATAGAAATCGCACAAGCAGAAGCAGAGACTAA
- a CDS encoding CDP-alcohol phosphatidyltransferase family protein — translation MKFLYNSSSHFNLANMFTFVNITAGLLALYFITQENFFLAIILAWIGGAFDIFDGKIARKYKLSNEFGIQLDSFADFLSFVLVPVFLIFQAIYSSSFSGVMLLIAGAISVYYVISGLRRLIEFNINSDAGEVSRHFIGVPTPLGAILLWLVYLAQTYSLIPSFIVFFLMVAIGWSLNSKIKVPHP, via the coding sequence ATGAAATTTTTATACAACTCATCATCTCACTTTAATTTAGCAAATATGTTTACTTTTGTAAATATTACTGCTGGCTTGTTAGCTCTCTACTTCATAACTCAGGAGAACTTTTTTCTTGCAATTATTTTAGCTTGGATTGGCGGAGCTTTTGATATTTTTGATGGAAAAATTGCTAGAAAATATAAACTCTCAAATGAGTTTGGCATACAACTAGATAGCTTTGCAGATTTTTTAAGCTTTGTGCTTGTTCCCGTATTTCTCATATTTCAAGCCATTTATAGCAGTAGTTTCTCTGGTGTCATGCTTCTTATAGCTGGAGCCATTAGCGTTTATTATGTAATTTCTGGGCTTAGAAGACTCATAGAGTTCAACATAAACTCAGACGCTGGAGAGGTTAGCAGACACTTTATAGGCGTTCCTACTCCTCTTGGTGCAATCTTGCTTTGGCTAGTTTACTTAGCACAAACTTATAGTCTAATACCCTCTTTTATAGTTTTTTTCTTAATGGTTGCTATTGGTTGGAGCTTAAACTCAAAAATAAAAGTACCGCATCCATAA
- a CDS encoding beta-ketoacyl-ACP synthase III produces MAYAAFRSIGAYVPSKILSNEDLSKMVDTTDEWITKRTGIKERHIAADGEFTSDMGAKAAQIAIERSGIEKNKIDMIVCATISPDYFCMPSTATIISTKLGLENVTAFDISAACTGFVYILSIAKAFIESGMKKNVLIIGAEKLSSITDYTDRGTCILFGDGAGAAIISATDDKSEAIIDIHTGADGEFADLLMSPNGGSGSIHDTLDQEAKSCFMQMKGNETFKVAVKTLTKDVIEILQDNNIESSEIKHFVPHQANLRIIKAVGDALKLNDEQVVLTVEKFGNTSGASIPMAINDIYESGKLKAGELMLLDAFGGGLTWGSALVPFSPLK; encoded by the coding sequence ATGGCGTATGCTGCATTTCGCTCAATAGGTGCTTATGTCCCTTCTAAAATCCTCTCGAATGAAGATTTGTCAAAAATGGTTGATACTACTGATGAGTGGATAACTAAACGAACAGGTATAAAAGAGAGACATATTGCAGCAGATGGTGAATTTACAAGTGATATGGGAGCAAAAGCTGCCCAGATTGCTATTGAGAGAAGCGGTATAGAAAAGAACAAAATCGATATGATAGTTTGTGCTACTATTTCGCCAGACTATTTTTGCATGCCCTCAACTGCTACTATAATAAGCACAAAACTAGGTCTTGAAAATGTTACAGCTTTTGATATCTCTGCTGCATGTACAGGATTTGTTTACATACTCTCTATTGCAAAAGCATTTATAGAATCGGGAATGAAAAAAAATGTCTTAATAATTGGTGCGGAGAAGTTATCCTCTATAACTGATTATACAGACAGAGGTACATGTATTCTTTTTGGTGATGGTGCTGGAGCGGCTATTATAAGTGCAACTGATGATAAAAGTGAAGCAATTATAGATATTCACACTGGAGCAGATGGAGAGTTTGCGGATTTGCTGATGTCTCCAAATGGCGGAAGCGGCTCTATTCATGATACTCTAGATCAAGAAGCTAAGAGCTGTTTTATGCAGATGAAGGGCAACGAGACTTTTAAAGTTGCTGTTAAAACTCTCACTAAAGATGTTATTGAAATTTTGCAAGATAACAACATAGAGAGTTCAGAGATTAAGCATTTTGTTCCACATCAAGCAAATCTTAGAATCATAAAAGCAGTTGGCGATGCATTAAAGCTAAACGATGAACAAGTAGTGCTTACTGTTGAGAAGTTTGGAAATACTTCAGGCGCATCTATCCCAATGGCAATAAATGATATATATGAGAGTGGAAAGTTAAAAGCAGGAGAGCTTATGCTCCTTGATGCTTTTGGCGGAGGGCTTACTTGGGGAAGTGCATTGGTTCCTTTTTCACCGTTAAAATAG
- the plsX gene encoding phosphate acyltransferase PlsX, producing MVKIAIDAMGGDFGPKPIIDGCIQALKQKLFIPILVGKKSEILPLLPKRYRDKISIVEADDVVSMHDAATDALKRSESSIYKAIELVKNGEAQGVVSAGHSGATMTLATLRLGRLKGVLRPALVALMPTKSSRRSVILDVGANVDSKAEHLMQFAVMGGCYAEDMFKITTPSIGLLANGEEKSKGNELTKATFKLLEGYKGFKGNVEGSDIFNASCDVIVCDGFVGNLVLKASEGVASTITGLIKEYIRKSPVAITGALLMRKVFVLLKKQMDYAEIGGAPLIGIQGCVIVSHGKSNPKAIKNAIFQAISYVDTGVNGHIIQRLETLKNREN from the coding sequence ATGGTGAAGATCGCTATTGACGCAATGGGCGGGGATTTCGGTCCCAAGCCAATTATAGACGGTTGTATTCAAGCTCTCAAACAAAAACTTTTCATTCCTATTCTTGTAGGTAAAAAATCAGAAATTTTACCTCTGTTACCAAAACGTTATAGAGATAAGATTTCTATAGTCGAAGCCGATGATGTTGTATCTATGCATGATGCGGCTACCGATGCACTCAAGAGAAGTGAGAGTTCTATCTATAAAGCAATTGAATTAGTGAAAAATGGAGAGGCACAAGGAGTTGTATCCGCTGGTCACAGTGGTGCAACAATGACGTTGGCTACTCTTAGATTAGGACGTCTAAAGGGTGTTTTGAGACCAGCGCTTGTAGCACTTATGCCTACAAAAAGTTCTCGCAGATCTGTTATACTAGATGTTGGTGCAAATGTTGATTCCAAAGCAGAACACTTGATGCAGTTTGCTGTTATGGGTGGTTGTTACGCTGAGGATATGTTCAAAATTACTACACCATCAATCGGATTATTGGCAAATGGAGAAGAGAAGAGCAAAGGAAATGAGCTTACAAAAGCTACATTCAAACTTCTTGAAGGGTATAAAGGCTTTAAGGGAAATGTTGAGGGAAGTGACATTTTCAATGCAAGCTGCGATGTAATAGTGTGTGATGGTTTTGTAGGAAATTTAGTTCTTAAAGCTTCAGAGGGTGTTGCTTCAACTATAACTGGGCTTATAAAAGAGTACATAAGAAAATCACCAGTAGCAATTACAGGTGCACTCTTAATGAGAAAAGTTTTTGTATTACTTAAAAAACAGATGGATTACGCAGAGATAGGTGGTGCTCCGCTTATCGGTATTCAAGGTTGTGTTATTGTTAGTCATGGAAAAAGCAATCCAAAAGCTATAAAAAATGCAATATTTCAGGCTATAAGCTATGTTGATACTGGTGTAAATGGGCATATTATTCAAAGACTTGAAACCTTAAAAAATAGGGAAAATTAA
- a CDS encoding DoxX family protein, with amino-acid sequence MSNDIAKLLLRLSVGVMMLFHGLDKIINGIDGVKHLLVSAGAPQFLAYGVYVGEVVIPIFIILGVYVRAASVILGLNMVAAIFLAYGGALFSLGKHGAPVFELPFLYLMMSVIIFMLGSGKYALNSK; translated from the coding sequence ATGAGTAACGACATTGCAAAATTACTGCTAAGGCTTAGTGTCGGAGTTATGATGCTTTTTCATGGGTTAGATAAGATTATAAACGGTATTGATGGAGTCAAACATCTTCTAGTTAGTGCTGGAGCACCACAGTTTTTAGCTTATGGTGTTTATGTTGGTGAGGTTGTCATACCTATATTTATAATACTTGGTGTTTATGTTAGAGCTGCGTCAGTAATACTGGGGCTAAATATGGTAGCTGCGATTTTTTTGGCGTATGGAGGAGCTCTGTTTTCTTTAGGCAAACATGGCGCACCTGTTTTTGAGTTGCCATTTTTGTATCTTATGATGTCTGTTATTATATTTATGTTAGGAAGTGGAAAGTACGCACTAAACTCAAAATAG
- the rpmF gene encoding 50S ribosomal protein L32, whose protein sequence is MAVPKRRVSHSRSAKRRTHYKITLAKPVKDKDGTYKLPHHINPTTGEYK, encoded by the coding sequence ATGGCAGTACCAAAGAGAAGAGTCTCTCATTCACGTTCAGCAAAGAGAAGAACTCACTACAAAATCACTTTAGCTAAACCAGTTAAAGATAAAGATGGAACTTATAAACTTCCACACCACATTAACCCAACAACTGGTGAGTATAAATAG
- a CDS encoding 4Fe-4S dicluster domain-containing protein, with protein sequence MAVIIGDTCINCGACIDECPVEAIVDEDDNPTGEEVYYVYANKCVECVGHHDEPACATACPTEGCITWDVVGESPAHREDITESMRGIGKAVVE encoded by the coding sequence ATGGCAGTAATTATTGGTGATACATGTATTAACTGCGGCGCTTGCATTGATGAGTGTCCAGTAGAAGCAATTGTAGATGAGGATGATAACCCGACTGGTGAAGAAGTTTACTATGTTTATGCTAATAAATGTGTAGAGTGCGTTGGCCATCATGATGAACCAGCATGTGCTACTGCATGTCCAACTGAAGGGTGTATTACTTGGGATGTTGTAGGTGAGAGTCCTGCTCATCGTGAAGACATTACAGAGAGCATGCGTGGAATTGGCAAGGCTGTAGTAGAATAA
- the ndk gene encoding nucleoside-diphosphate kinase: protein MERTLSIIKPDAVAKGVVGKILDRFESNGLKIAATRKMQLSRADAEAFYAVHSERPFFGDLVDFMISGPVVVSVLEGEGALIKNRNLMGATNPKEAEAGTIRADFAENIDANAVHGSDSLENAAVEIAFFFSEREIS from the coding sequence ATGGAACGCACACTATCAATAATAAAACCAGATGCCGTTGCTAAAGGTGTTGTCGGTAAGATTTTAGATCGTTTTGAGAGTAATGGTCTTAAAATAGCAGCAACTAGAAAAATGCAGCTCTCACGCGCAGATGCAGAGGCTTTTTATGCTGTTCACTCTGAGAGACCTTTCTTTGGTGATTTAGTTGACTTTATGATTAGCGGTCCAGTAGTTGTTTCAGTATTAGAGGGCGAAGGCGCACTAATTAAAAACCGTAACTTAATGGGAGCTACTAATCCTAAAGAGGCGGAAGCTGGAACAATTCGTGCAGATTTTGCTGAAAATATAGATGCAAATGCTGTTCATGGAAGTGACTCTTTAGAAAATGCGGCTGTTGAAATCGCTTTCTTTTTCTCTGAGAGAGAAATTTCTTAA
- the nosZ gene encoding Sec-dependent nitrous-oxide reductase, producing MKKYLQIVYGALLGVLVIVQSATAESEFQKVMQKRGLSEKDALAALKVYNPSGKHDEYYAFVSGGQSGQVMVYGIPSMRILKYIAVFAPEPWQGYGFDTDSKEILRQGNIRGREINWGDTHHPALSESDGKYDGKYLFINDKANARIAVIDLKYFETSQIVVNPIFKSSHGGAFVTPNTDYILESCQYAAPFTNDYYPMEAYEEVYRGGVTFWKFDKKNGKISQQDSFTLELPPYMQDLTDAGKGISDGWAFTNSFNSELYTGGIEKGLPPFEAGCSRNDMDYLHVYNWKKLAELVKDDKNVKVINGHRVIPIEIAVKNNALFLIPENKSPHGVDVNPDGQYIIVSGKLDTHASVYDFKKILKQIENKEFASKDSYGIPILDIKKSLHGQLELGLGHLHNTFGKEDGTIYSSLYVDSQVVKWNYKQLKLLDRTNIHYNVGHLEAMEGKSADPQGEYLIALNKLSIDRFLPVGPLHPQNNQLIDIGGKKMELLVDMPVPLGEPHQAASIRASKIHTEVRYNMGTNSKTLKPHVGKTLAGQERIERKGNHVYIYSTMVRSHINPEHITLNKGDKVTMYITNLERAQDETHGFTIDHHNIHASVEPGESVQLDFVADIEGVFPYYCTEFCSALHIEMLGYMLVKDPNKDYGWIQKTKIKGLSKEELQKEYEKILANNEATNSVIDSLFKFFEDRGYAKYPTVKNLVDDAKDQYTKIDSEREKATKAYNEKNLENAVLFENMVWQYMIKTADSAIRAKDLLVTNLATKKSAGAKKGEEVFHEGGCSGCHVVGRVSSGPDLIGVLKRHRNAEKWVAEYIKNPESKFKEPYMERLIKFFNLKMPNQNMKDEEIKDIIEYFKWIDENADLF from the coding sequence GTGAAAAAATATTTGCAGATTGTTTATGGTGCACTTTTAGGAGTGTTAGTTATAGTGCAAAGTGCGACTGCTGAGTCAGAGTTTCAAAAAGTTATGCAAAAGCGTGGTCTTAGCGAAAAAGACGCACTCGCTGCATTAAAAGTTTATAACCCTAGCGGCAAGCATGACGAATATTATGCTTTTGTCAGCGGAGGACAATCTGGTCAAGTGATGGTTTATGGCATCCCATCTATGAGAATTTTAAAATATATTGCAGTTTTCGCCCCAGAACCATGGCAAGGCTATGGTTTTGACACTGATTCAAAAGAGATTTTAAGACAAGGAAACATCAGAGGAAGAGAGATTAATTGGGGAGATACACACCATCCAGCGCTCTCTGAGAGTGATGGAAAATATGATGGAAAATATCTCTTTATCAACGACAAGGCAAATGCAAGAATTGCTGTAATTGATTTAAAATACTTTGAAACTTCACAAATCGTAGTAAATCCAATCTTCAAATCAAGCCACGGAGGCGCATTTGTAACTCCAAATACAGACTATATTCTTGAATCTTGCCAATACGCAGCCCCTTTTACAAATGATTATTATCCTATGGAGGCGTATGAAGAGGTTTATCGAGGTGGAGTAACGTTTTGGAAATTTGACAAAAAAAACGGAAAAATTTCACAGCAAGACTCTTTTACTCTTGAACTCCCTCCTTATATGCAAGATTTAACAGATGCAGGCAAAGGTATCTCGGATGGATGGGCATTTACAAACTCTTTTAATTCAGAGCTCTATACAGGAGGCATAGAAAAAGGGCTTCCTCCTTTTGAAGCTGGATGTAGCCGCAACGATATGGACTACCTACATGTATATAACTGGAAAAAATTAGCTGAGCTTGTAAAAGATGACAAAAATGTTAAAGTAATAAATGGACATAGAGTCATACCCATAGAAATAGCTGTTAAAAACAACGCACTTTTCTTAATTCCTGAAAATAAATCTCCTCATGGAGTTGATGTAAACCCAGATGGACAGTACATAATAGTTTCAGGCAAACTAGATACCCACGCATCTGTTTATGATTTTAAGAAGATTCTAAAGCAGATTGAGAACAAAGAATTTGCCTCAAAAGATAGTTATGGCATACCAATTTTAGATATTAAAAAATCTCTACATGGACAGTTAGAACTTGGACTTGGGCATCTGCACAATACATTTGGCAAGGAAGATGGCACAATTTATAGCTCTTTATATGTTGATTCTCAAGTCGTAAAATGGAATTACAAACAGCTAAAACTTTTAGATAGAACAAATATACACTATAACGTTGGACACCTTGAAGCAATGGAGGGCAAATCTGCTGACCCTCAAGGAGAGTATCTCATCGCTCTAAATAAACTCTCTATTGATAGATTTTTGCCCGTTGGTCCATTACATCCGCAAAATAACCAGCTCATAGATATTGGTGGTAAAAAAATGGAACTTCTTGTTGATATGCCTGTTCCACTTGGAGAGCCACATCAAGCCGCTTCAATTAGAGCAAGTAAGATTCATACGGAAGTCAGATATAACATGGGAACTAATTCAAAGACTCTCAAACCACATGTAGGAAAAACTCTCGCTGGACAAGAGAGAATTGAGAGAAAAGGAAATCATGTTTATATCTACTCCACAATGGTACGCTCACATATAAATCCTGAACATATTACTCTTAACAAAGGAGATAAGGTTACGATGTATATTACCAATTTAGAGCGTGCTCAGGATGAGACTCACGGCTTTACAATTGATCATCATAACATCCACGCCTCTGTGGAACCTGGAGAGAGTGTCCAGTTGGACTTTGTAGCAGATATTGAAGGTGTCTTTCCTTACTACTGTACAGAATTTTGCTCTGCACTTCATATTGAAATGCTTGGATATATGCTAGTTAAAGACCCAAATAAAGATTATGGGTGGATTCAAAAAACAAAAATCAAAGGACTCTCCAAGGAGGAGTTACAAAAAGAGTATGAAAAAATCTTAGCAAATAATGAAGCAACCAACAGTGTTATAGATTCACTCTTTAAATTTTTTGAAGATAGAGGATATGCAAAATATCCTACTGTAAAGAATCTAGTAGATGATGCAAAAGATCAATATACCAAAATAGATTCTGAGCGAGAAAAAGCAACAAAAGCATACAACGAAAAAAATCTCGAAAATGCAGTTCTTTTTGAAAATATGGTATGGCAATATATGATTAAAACCGCTGATTCTGCTATTAGAGCTAAAGATCTTTTGGTCACAAATTTAGCTACAAAAAAATCAGCAGGGGCAAAAAAAGGAGAAGAGGTATTTCATGAAGGAGGATGTTCTGGCTGTCATGTTGTCGGTAGAGTCAGCTCTGGTCCTGATTTGATAGGTGTTCTTAAGCGACATAGAAACGCAGAGAAATGGGTCGCAGAGTATATCAAAAACCCAGAGAGTAAATTTAAAGAACCCTACATGGAGAGATTGATTAAGTTTTTCAACCTAAAGATGCCAAATCAAAACATGAAAGACGAAGAGATTAAAGATATCATAGAATATTTTAAATGGATAGATGAAAATGCTGATTTGTTTTGA
- a CDS encoding HIT family protein has product MIIYEDDEFYVENEKSEIPWLKIFTKEPYRELGDVPKDLRVKIWEVYDAIEDEMRAYYNPKKINMASFANMLPRVHIHVMARFEEDSYFPNPMWGEKLRVAKLNLPDEEKFFKKVKEALQNR; this is encoded by the coding sequence ATGATTATCTATGAAGATGATGAATTTTATGTTGAAAATGAAAAAAGCGAGATTCCATGGCTAAAAATTTTTACAAAAGAGCCATACAGAGAGTTAGGCGATGTTCCAAAAGATTTAAGAGTAAAAATATGGGAAGTTTATGACGCCATTGAAGATGAGATGAGAGCATACTACAATCCAAAAAAAATAAATATGGCATCATTTGCAAATATGCTACCTCGTGTTCATATACATGTAATGGCTAGATTTGAAGAAGATAGCTACTTTCCAAACCCAATGTGGGGAGAGAAACTAAGAGTAGCAAAATTAAATCTTCCAGATGAAGAGAAGTTTTTTAAAAAAGTTAAAGAAGCTCTACAAAACAGATAA